The genomic DNA AGGACACCGAGCCGGCCGCACCACTGATGGGCCCGGAGCACCGCGCTGACCGCGGCGTGGCCACCCGCCCGCTCGGTCAGGACGATGACGACGGGGGTCGGCTGATGGGCGTCGACCAGGTTGGTGATGTGCGTGGTCAGCGTGGCCCGCCCGGCGATACCCGGGTCCTGGTCCACCGTGATGACCAGGACCCCATGCTCCAGGGTGTGGGACAGCATCGCGGCCTCCGATCCGTCGCCTGGTGGCGAAGTTGTGTTCAGTGAAGGTGCCCGGACCCGGGTCCGCAATGCGCCCCGCGACGGACCGGCCGGCCGGCCGCCGGAACACCGGCCCCGAGTACGATCGTCCGGCCCGCCTCAGACCTGCGCCGATCACCGCTGGGAGCCCAAGACCCGTGCCCGCCCTCCTGCCGCCGCCCCGCACCGGAGCCGACCGCATGCCGGCCCCGGAACACCTGGCCCGGGTGGAGGACGGCGAACGGCTGCACGCCCTGCTGTGGCGCCCCGGTCCGGGCTGGCGGATGGTCAGCAGCGCCGTGCTGGGCGGCGGGACCGGGGAGCGCGCGTGGGTGCTCAACGCCCAGGTCGCCCACGGCTACCGACGCACCGACCCCGCACGGCACCTGGCCGACCTGGCCCGTGCCGCCGGGGCCCGCGGGCCGGGAGTGGGCCTGATGACGGCCGCCGACGTGTCCGCCCACGGCCGGGCGCGGGACGGCGGGGCCGAGGCCGTGGCGACCGCCGGCATCTCGGTGCGGGGCTGGGCGGCCGCGCCGGACGAGGGCGCCGCCGGGACCGTGCCGCCGGGGACGATCAACATCGTCGCCGCGCTGCCCGTCGCACTGAGCGACGCCGCGCTGGTCAACGCGGTGATGACGGCGACCGAGGCCAAGGTCCAGGCGCTGCTCGACGCCGGTCTCGACTGCTCCGGCACCCCCACCGACGCGGTGTGCGTCGCCGCCCGGACCCCGGGCGGGGGCGCCGAGGTGCACGCCTTCGCGGGACCCCGTTCCGAGTGGGGCGCCCGGCTCGCCCGGGCCGTCCACCGGGCCGTGCGCGCCGCGCTGCCCGCCGTCGGGCACCCCTGAGCTCGGCGTCCCCGGAGACACACGTGTGGGCGGCCCGCCCGGGCCGCCCACACGGTGTCCGCCAGAACGTCAGCGCTGGGAGGCCTTCTCCAGCGCCTTGTCGAGGGCGGCCTGGAAGCCGTTGGCCCACAGCTGGTTCACCCGGCTGCGCTCGGTGGAGTTCGGGTAGGGGTTGGTGCAGGACGGGCCGGGGCCGCCGCCCGACATCAGCTCGCTGCACGGCCCGGAGTAGTGGTCCGGAAGGCCGAGCACGTGCCCGGTCTCGTGGGCGGTCACGCGGGTCGAGTCGTACTGCTGGTTCTGCCGGTAGTCGAGGAAGATGTAGCCGCTGCCGTGCCCGTCGGTGGAGGCGTACGAGCCGCGCGAGTCGTTGCCCTCGTAGTACGCGAAGTCCGCGCCGGAACTCGACTCCGCGAGCCGCACGTTGGACACCGAGCCGTTCCAGATCTGGGCCGAGCGGGATATCTGCGAACGGAAGCTCGGCGCGTTGGTGGCGCTGTAGTAGACGGTGACGGCCGCGGCGGCGGACGGGTTGGCGGCGCGCTTCTCGGCGACGGACTTGACGACCGCCTCGAAGAACGCGCGGTTGGCGGCCGCGTCCTCGCCCGAGCCGGCCGAGGGCTGGTAGCCGAGCTGGGCGGCTCTGACCGGCTCCTGGGGCGCCGCGGCCGTCGCGGCGGGGCCGGTGCCGAGCACGGCCGCCGTCAGGCCGAGACCGACCGCGGTGGACAGCAGGGGCAGGGTGATAGGCATCGATGACTCCTTGAGTGGGGGAGTGGGGAGAAGTCGTCATCGGTGAGTGTGGGGCGCCCATGAGCCCCCTGTGATGATGGCAACAGGTGATAGGGCCGGGCTATCACCCGCCGTCCGGCCACTCGTCGCGGCTTTGACCAGAGTGCAGAACTCGCCCTGATCCGCCGCGTTTTGTTCACCTGGCGCAACCAACTGTTCCGCCTTACGCTCCCTGCATGGAGCTCGAGGTGAGGCACCTACGCGCACTGTGCGCCATCGCCGACGCCGGCAGCCTGCACCGGGCGGCACGCCAACTGGGTGTCGCACAGCCCACGTTGAGCACCCAGTTGACCCGCATCGAACAGGCCCTGGGCGGACCGCTGTTCACCCGGGCGCGCACCGGCTGCCGCCCCACCCCGCTCGGCCGGACGGTGCTCGGCCGGGCCCGTCCGCTGCTGGCCGACATGAGCACCCTGGTCCTCGAGGCCCGCGCCGCCGCGGCCGGCGGGGACAGCAGGCTGCGGGTCGGCTCCACCGCCAGCCGGGCCCTGGCCGGCTGGCTGCGCCGGCTCAGACGGCCGGGACTGGAACCGACCCTGCAGATGGACGTCTCCGCCAACGCGCTGCTGCGCCGGGTGGCCGACGGGCAGCTCGACGTCGCCTTCGTGCACGAGGTCGAGGGCTGTGCGCTGCACATCCCCGAGGGCCTGCGGCTGCGCGTGCTGGTCGAGCGAGAACCGCAGTTCGTCATGCTGCCCGCCGACCACCCCGCGGCCGTCCGGCCCGTCGTCCGGCTCGCCGACCTCGCCGACGACCGGTGGATGGTCGACCCCACCGTCGACGGTGAATGGGACGGCGTGCACCGCATGCTGCGCGCCGTCGGCCTCAACCCCCGGGTGCTGCACGGCGACTACCACACCGCCGCCTCCCTGGTCGCCACCGGCGAGGTCGTCACGGTCTGCCAGCCCAGCTCCCAGTCCCGCCCCGACATGGCGGTGCGGCGCCTGTACGGCGACCCGCTCGGCGTGCGCCTGCTGCTGGCCGCCCGCACCCGGGCCGAGCTGGACGCCGTCTTCCCTGCCCTGGAGGACGCGTACTGGGAGGTCGCCCGGCAGTCCACCGCGTACCGGGAGTGGCTGGAAAGGGGCGGGATCCGGACGCTGCCCCGATGCCCGGTGACCGCCGCGGGAGGCGGCCGGGTGGAGTTCGTACGGGCCCACTGAAGCCAATAGGGTGATTCTCATACCGGTCCGGTGTGTCTGCGTGACGGAGCGGTTACGGACAGCATCATGAGCTCTGCACGACGACTTCCCACCTTGCGTTCGCTGGCCGTGACCGGCGCCCTTGGCGCCTCCGTCCTGCTGCTGACGGCCTGCACGAACGCCGATACGACCCGTTCCAGCGTCGCGGAGGCGGCCCAGACCGAATCACCCTCCGCCACCGACACCGCGTCCGCGTCCCCCTCCGGCTCCCCGTCGGCCTCGATGAACGAGGACCAGACCCAGCGCAAGGAGCTCGTCTCGGCGACGAAGGTCACCTGGGACAAGGCCGCCGACACCGCCGTCAAGGAGGTCCCCGAGGGCAAACTCGTGGACCTCGAACTCAAGCGCACGGAGGCCGACGCCACCGCGTCGCCGTCCGGCTCGCCGACCGGATCGGCGAGCCCCAGCATGCCGAACCCGGCGCCCAGTGAGGGCGCTCCGGAGTGGGAGGCCAAGGTCGCCCAGTCCGACGGCACCCTGCACCGCATCGACATCGACGCCGTGAGCGGCAAGGTCTTCCGCACCATGGTCGACCCGGACCAGGACCCCGACGACAAGACCCAGATCACCGAGTGGCTGGACAAGGCCAAGCAGACGCCGGAGCAGGCGGTCAAGGCGGCCACCGCCAAGGCCAAGGGCACCGTCACCCACGTCGAACTCGGCGACAACGACGACCAGCAGGTCGTCTGGGGCGTCGACGTGGTCGACAAGAGCAACTGGAACAAGACCACCGTCGACGTCGACGCGGCGAACGGCAAGGTGCTGAGCCAGAAGGTCGACAAGGACTGATACACAGGCCCCCGGACACCGACGGGAGCAGCGGGCCGCGCGGCCCGCTGCTCCCGTTCCTCATGTCCTCAGGACATCACCCGGCCGGCGCGGCGGGCGGCGCGGCCGCCGCGGTCCCGGCCGGCTCGCCCCCGCCGCCGCGCGGCAGCGTCAGCACGGCCAGGAAGCCGAGGACCGCCACCGCGGCGAAGAAGTAGAAGCCCCACGGGTGACCGACCCCCGACGCGACCAGCGCGCCGGTGATCGACGGGCCGACGATCGAGCCGATCCGGCCGATCCCGGACGCGGAGCCGAGCGCGGTGCTGCGCACGGACGCCGGGTAGTAGTGCGTCACATAGGCGTAGACCAGCACCATGGCCGAGAAGACGAACACTCCGGTGAAGAAGACGACCACGTTGAGCAGCAGGTCGCTCTCCATCCTGATGCTCAGACACCCCAGCATGAGCACCGAGACGGCGAACCAGACCATGGTGGTGCCCTTGATGCCCCGCCGGTCGGCGACGTACCCGCCGACGACCAGGCCGACGACGCCGCCGATGTTGAGCACCAGGAGCTGGGTCACGGCCGTCGGCACCGGGTAGCCCGCGTCGTTCATCAGCTTGGGCAGCCAGGTGTTGAGGCCGTAGACCAGCAGCAGGCCCATGAACGAGGCGACCCAGATGCCGATGCCCGCGCGCAGGTACGCCGGCTTGAGCAGCTCGGTGAACGGCACCCGCTGCGCCCCGTCCTGCCTGGCTCGCTCGAATGCCGCCGACTCCGGCAGCTTGAACCACTGGATCGCGGCGATCACCAGGCCGACGACGCCGAGCAGGTAGAAGAGGATCTCCCAGTTGTCGGTCACCTGCAGCGCCAGCAGCGAGGTGATCACCGCACCGGTGTGGTAGCCGGTCATCGTCAGGGTGCTGGCCCGCGCCCGGCGGCTGGCCGGCATGTGCTCGGCCATCATCGTGAGCGAGACCGGCATGCAGGCACCCAGGCCCAGACCGGCGAGGAGGCGCAGCGCGGCGAACATCGCGACGGAGTTCGCCAGCGGCACCACGATCGTGAGGACCGAGAAGAGCACGACCGAGCCGATGAGCAGGCGGCGCCGGCCCAG from Streptomyces sp. CB09001 includes the following:
- a CDS encoding PepSY domain-containing protein, translating into MSSARRLPTLRSLAVTGALGASVLLLTACTNADTTRSSVAEAAQTESPSATDTASASPSGSPSASMNEDQTQRKELVSATKVTWDKAADTAVKEVPEGKLVDLELKRTEADATASPSGSPTGSASPSMPNPAPSEGAPEWEAKVAQSDGTLHRIDIDAVSGKVFRTMVDPDQDPDDKTQITEWLDKAKQTPEQAVKAATAKAKGTVTHVELGDNDDQQVVWGVDVVDKSNWNKTTVDVDAANGKVLSQKVDKD
- a CDS encoding LysR family transcriptional regulator yields the protein MELEVRHLRALCAIADAGSLHRAARQLGVAQPTLSTQLTRIEQALGGPLFTRARTGCRPTPLGRTVLGRARPLLADMSTLVLEARAAAAGGDSRLRVGSTASRALAGWLRRLRRPGLEPTLQMDVSANALLRRVADGQLDVAFVHEVEGCALHIPEGLRLRVLVEREPQFVMLPADHPAAVRPVVRLADLADDRWMVDPTVDGEWDGVHRMLRAVGLNPRVLHGDYHTAASLVATGEVVTVCQPSSQSRPDMAVRRLYGDPLGVRLLLAARTRAELDAVFPALEDAYWEVARQSTAYREWLERGGIRTLPRCPVTAAGGGRVEFVRAH
- a CDS encoding adenosylcobinamide amidohydrolase; this encodes MPALLPPPRTGADRMPAPEHLARVEDGERLHALLWRPGPGWRMVSSAVLGGGTGERAWVLNAQVAHGYRRTDPARHLADLARAAGARGPGVGLMTAADVSAHGRARDGGAEAVATAGISVRGWAAAPDEGAAGTVPPGTINIVAALPVALSDAALVNAVMTATEAKVQALLDAGLDCSGTPTDAVCVAARTPGGGAEVHAFAGPRSEWGARLARAVHRAVRAALPAVGHP
- the snpA gene encoding snapalysin; translation: MPITLPLLSTAVGLGLTAAVLGTGPAATAAAPQEPVRAAQLGYQPSAGSGEDAAANRAFFEAVVKSVAEKRAANPSAAAAVTVYYSATNAPSFRSQISRSAQIWNGSVSNVRLAESSSGADFAYYEGNDSRGSYASTDGHGSGYIFLDYRQNQQYDSTRVTAHETGHVLGLPDHYSGPCSELMSGGGPGPSCTNPYPNSTERSRVNQLWANGFQAALDKALEKASQR
- a CDS encoding aromatic acid/H+ symport family MFS transporter, yielding MASTTTSGAPAQAGRAGSGTWTVILCWITVLLEGYDLVVLGAIIPTLLKTHHLGMTAGDATTIATLSLVGVAIGAVCVGPLADRLGRRRLLIGSVVLFSVLTIVVPLANSVAMFAALRLLAGLGLGACMPVSLTMMAEHMPASRRARASTLTMTGYHTGAVITSLLALQVTDNWEILFYLLGVVGLVIAAIQWFKLPESAAFERARQDGAQRVPFTELLKPAYLRAGIGIWVASFMGLLLVYGLNTWLPKLMNDAGYPVPTAVTQLLVLNIGGVVGLVVGGYVADRRGIKGTTMVWFAVSVLMLGCLSIRMESDLLLNVVVFFTGVFVFSAMVLVYAYVTHYYPASVRSTALGSASGIGRIGSIVGPSITGALVASGVGHPWGFYFFAAVAVLGFLAVLTLPRGGGGEPAGTAAAAPPAAPAG